A window of the Streptomyces formicae genome harbors these coding sequences:
- the ehuA gene encoding ectoine/hydroxyectoine ABC transporter ATP-binding protein EhuA — protein MPADTDLTKQNDELIRFTNVTKRFGDNTVLDDLCFSVRPGKHVTLIGPSGSGKTTILRLLMTLERPDSGTIDVNGGRLFPADEKERREVRKKIGMVFQQFNLFPNMTVLRNITEAPVRVLGMSRDEAEERARELLDLVGLGDRRDARPTQLSGGQQQRVAIARALAMQPQVLLLDEVTSALDPELVAGVLDVLRDIARSTDITMLCVTHEMNFARDISDEVLMFDSGKVIESGSPEKIFSAPEHERTREFLGAVL, from the coding sequence TTGCCCGCTGACACCGACCTCACCAAGCAGAACGACGAGCTCATCCGCTTCACGAACGTCACCAAGCGCTTCGGGGACAACACCGTCCTGGACGACCTGTGCTTCTCGGTCCGTCCGGGCAAGCACGTCACGCTGATCGGGCCCTCCGGCTCCGGCAAGACGACGATCCTGCGGCTGCTGATGACGCTGGAGCGGCCCGACTCGGGCACGATCGACGTCAACGGCGGCCGGCTGTTCCCGGCCGACGAGAAGGAACGCAGAGAGGTCCGCAAGAAGATCGGCATGGTCTTCCAGCAGTTCAACCTCTTCCCCAACATGACCGTGCTGCGGAACATCACCGAGGCTCCGGTGCGGGTGCTCGGCATGTCCCGCGACGAGGCCGAGGAGCGCGCCCGCGAGCTGCTGGACCTGGTCGGGCTCGGCGACCGCCGCGACGCCAGGCCGACCCAGCTCTCGGGCGGCCAGCAGCAGCGGGTGGCGATCGCGCGGGCGCTGGCGATGCAGCCGCAGGTGCTGCTGCTGGACGAGGTGACGTCGGCGCTCGACCCCGAGCTGGTGGCGGGGGTGCTGGACGTGCTCCGGGACATCGCCCGGAGCACCGACATCACGATGCTCTGTGTGACCCATGAGATGAACTTCGCCCGTGACATCTCCGACGAGGTGCTGATGTTCGACTCCGGGAAGGTCATCGAGTCCGGTTCTCCGGAAAAAATCTTCTCCGCGCCGGAGCACGAACGCACTCGCGAGTTCCTCGGCGCGGTGCTCTGA
- a CDS encoding IclR family transcriptional regulator, with product MALKPEPTAPFHSVQYALRVLETISRHGGGVTDVQIARETGLPTGHLASMLLMLRREGYVEQVADGAYVIGDSLVLLGSGATQREALERKLQETLTELRDSVGAAVYISRYIDGEVKITQYADGPRTPKVNEYVDFRSAAHASAVGKCLLTQLDVNGRRDHLSRHRIARLTSRTITNEKILFSKLDAQPPTVPVLDLQEYAVGTVCAAVPLTAGSAVGCLALSLPIEHAHRLRAAADTLNRRAAPVVLSLAI from the coding sequence GTGGCGCTGAAGCCGGAGCCGACCGCGCCGTTCCACTCGGTGCAGTACGCCCTGCGCGTTCTGGAGACGATCTCCAGGCACGGTGGCGGGGTGACCGACGTCCAGATCGCGCGCGAGACCGGACTGCCCACCGGACATCTCGCCTCCATGCTCCTGATGCTGCGGCGCGAGGGCTATGTGGAGCAGGTCGCCGACGGCGCGTACGTGATCGGGGACTCCCTCGTGCTACTGGGTTCCGGCGCCACGCAGCGGGAGGCCCTGGAGCGCAAGCTCCAGGAGACCCTCACCGAGCTGCGCGACTCCGTCGGCGCCGCGGTCTACATCAGCCGGTACATCGACGGCGAGGTCAAGATCACCCAGTACGCCGACGGTCCGCGCACCCCCAAGGTCAACGAGTACGTCGACTTCCGCTCGGCCGCGCACGCCAGCGCCGTCGGCAAGTGCCTGCTCACCCAGCTCGACGTGAACGGCCGCCGGGACCATCTGTCGCGTCACAGGATCGCCCGGCTCACCTCCCGGACGATCACCAACGAGAAGATCCTCTTCTCCAAGCTGGACGCGCAGCCGCCCACGGTCCCGGTGCTGGACCTCCAGGAGTACGCGGTGGGCACGGTCTGCGCCGCGGTGCCGCTGACGGCGGGCTCGGCCGTGGGCTGCCTCGCGCTCTCGCTCCCGATCGAGCACGCCCACCGGCTGCGCGCAGCCGCCGACACGCTGAACCGCCGGGCGGCTCCGGTGGTGCTCTCGCTGGCGATATAG
- a CDS encoding AMP-binding protein, whose protein sequence is MGSATTVAELVQRQWGDHRVGLRYGDLVLSHHQVASGSAARAALLAELLHTGPRGAEPHLGVLLDNTPEFPLWIGAAALAGAAVAGINPTRRGAELARDILHTECRVLVTERAHLPLLDGLELPGVRVLVTDTDAYAGLLAPYEGAKPGESTALPGRGARPGSRLLLYFTSGSTGAPKAAICTQGRLAAAGASLVAQFGVRPDDVHYICMPMFHGNAVIADWAPALAAGASVALRRRFSASRFLPDVRAYGATYFTYVGRAVQYLLATPERADDREHRLRLGFGTEAGAVDAARFEQRFGVRLVEGYGSSEGGAAVQRTPGTPSGAIGRAAPGDDLAVVDPATGEECETARFSDSGRLLNGDRAIGELVNRGRSLFEGYWRNPEAETARVREPGGWYWTGDLFFRDADGFLYFAGRTDDRLRVDSENLAAAVIENILARWASAAAVAVYAVPDPVAGDQVMAAVALRDGAAFDPDAFAIFLAAQKDLGTKMAPRFVRVMARLPVTATNKIHRAGLRREGFRHAGEVWWRPAGERAYRRLTEEDEGALLHAYETHGRADLLDR, encoded by the coding sequence ATGGGCAGTGCTACGACCGTCGCGGAGCTCGTGCAGCGTCAGTGGGGCGACCACCGGGTGGGGCTGAGGTACGGGGATCTCGTCCTCAGCCACCACCAGGTCGCCTCCGGCTCCGCGGCGCGGGCGGCGCTGCTCGCCGAGCTGCTGCACACCGGACCCCGGGGTGCTGAGCCGCACCTCGGGGTCCTGCTCGACAACACACCCGAATTCCCGCTGTGGATCGGCGCGGCGGCCCTTGCCGGGGCCGCCGTCGCGGGCATCAACCCCACCCGCCGCGGCGCCGAACTGGCCCGGGACATCCTGCACACCGAATGCCGGGTGCTGGTCACCGAGCGCGCGCATCTTCCCCTGCTCGACGGTCTCGAACTGCCGGGTGTGCGGGTGCTCGTGACCGACACCGACGCCTACGCCGGCCTCCTCGCGCCGTACGAGGGCGCGAAGCCCGGCGAGAGCACCGCCCTGCCGGGCCGCGGCGCCCGGCCCGGCAGCCGGCTGCTGCTCTACTTCACCTCCGGCTCGACCGGCGCGCCCAAGGCCGCGATCTGCACCCAGGGGCGGCTGGCGGCGGCCGGGGCCTCGCTCGTGGCGCAGTTCGGCGTGCGCCCGGACGATGTCCACTACATCTGCATGCCGATGTTCCACGGGAACGCCGTCATCGCCGACTGGGCGCCTGCGCTCGCGGCCGGTGCGTCCGTCGCGCTGCGCCGCCGCTTCTCGGCCTCGCGCTTCCTGCCCGACGTCCGGGCGTACGGCGCCACGTACTTCACCTACGTGGGCCGCGCCGTGCAGTACCTGCTGGCCACCCCCGAGCGGGCCGACGACCGCGAGCACCGGCTGCGGCTCGGCTTCGGCACCGAGGCGGGGGCGGTGGACGCCGCCCGCTTCGAGCAGCGCTTCGGGGTGCGGCTCGTCGAGGGGTACGGATCGTCCGAGGGCGGCGCGGCCGTCCAGCGCACCCCGGGCACGCCGAGCGGGGCGATCGGGCGGGCGGCGCCGGGCGACGACCTGGCCGTCGTGGACCCGGCGACGGGCGAGGAGTGCGAGACGGCCCGCTTCTCGGACAGCGGCCGGCTGCTCAACGGCGACCGGGCGATAGGCGAGCTGGTCAACCGCGGACGCAGCCTCTTCGAGGGCTACTGGCGCAATCCGGAGGCGGAGACGGCGCGGGTGCGGGAGCCGGGCGGCTGGTACTGGACGGGCGACCTCTTCTTCCGCGACGCGGACGGCTTCCTGTACTTCGCGGGCCGTACGGACGACCGGCTGCGGGTCGACAGCGAGAACCTGGCCGCCGCGGTGATCGAGAACATCCTGGCGCGCTGGGCGTCCGCGGCGGCCGTCGCGGTCTACGCGGTGCCGGATCCGGTCGCGGGGGACCAGGTGATGGCGGCGGTGGCGCTGCGCGACGGCGCCGCTTTCGACCCGGACGCCTTCGCGATCTTCCTCGCCGCCCAGAAGGACCTGGGGACGAAGATGGCGCCGCGCTTCGTCCGTGTGATGGCACGCCTTCCGGTGACCGCGACGAACAAGATCCACCGTGCCGGGCTCCGGCGGGAGGGCTTCCGCCACGCCGGCGAGGTCTGGTGGCGGCCGGCGGGTGAGCGGGCCTACCGGCGGCTGACGGAGGAGGACGAGGGTGCACTGCTGCACGCGTACGAGACCCACGGCCGCGCCGATCTCCTCGACCGCTGA
- a CDS encoding lytic polysaccharide monooxygenase auxiliary activity family 9 protein, with protein MRKRISAAVVGLAVAGTSFLATGSASSHGYTDAPLSRQKVCANGTVTNCGDIIYEPQSVEGPKGFPAAGPADGSICSAGISRFSQLDDPRGGTWPTTKVTSGANYTFRWTFTANHRTTDFKYYVTKNGWNPSQPLTRAALDPQPFLTIPYNGQQPPMSLSHSGTLPSKSGRHLILAVWTVHDTANAFYACSDVQF; from the coding sequence ATGCGAAAGCGAATAAGCGCGGCCGTGGTCGGCCTCGCCGTGGCGGGTACGTCCTTCCTCGCCACGGGCAGCGCCAGCAGCCACGGCTACACCGACGCCCCTCTCAGCCGTCAGAAGGTCTGTGCCAACGGCACGGTCACCAACTGCGGCGACATCATCTACGAACCCCAGAGCGTCGAGGGCCCCAAGGGGTTCCCGGCGGCGGGCCCGGCCGACGGATCGATCTGTTCCGCCGGCATCAGCCGCTTCTCCCAGCTCGACGACCCGCGCGGCGGCACCTGGCCCACGACCAAGGTCACGTCCGGAGCGAACTACACCTTCAGGTGGACGTTCACGGCGAACCACCGGACGACCGACTTCAAGTACTACGTCACCAAGAACGGGTGGAACCCGAGCCAGCCGCTCACCCGCGCGGCCCTCGACCCGCAGCCGTTCCTGACCATCCCCTACAACGGGCAGCAGCCGCCGATGTCGCTGAGCCACAGCGGCACGCTGCCGTCCAAGTCCGGGCGCCATCTGATCCTGGCGGTGTGGACCGTCCACGACACCGCGAACGCCTTCTACGCCTGCTCGGATGTTCAGTTCTGA
- a CDS encoding SPFH domain-containing protein gives MAPEPGATHDAGSAGSLAFAEPADSAPADSADSAEPAVPAASADSAAPAAPARDDADAAPPPSDAPVEPAGGKPLGGADSDSDADSDPAPALDLTHTHRPPDPDGEPAVRADATAGTTGGAPAMHGLVGVAARRGGVIGADSTGLIPVHLLFRDDGAASAGDDGGPDTVAMAPVAVPPGPRSAPPRTPSVAPSRRPAPPVDPKLHERPGPALPGWTALILGTIAVIACAGVLHWTGAVPTAVEELFGLGPRPYHGISTGQWGLLALGVIFALFTLGGIARSRVGDAWVLTLFGEYRGSVRRAGLMWVSPLLLRWRVDVRLRHWRSEPMPVVDANGTALQAVVLVVWQIKDTARAVLAVADHEAYLREQVEAAMARVLSQLPADAFHEDAPTLRNAEAVGDALTKTLSVECAPVGIEIFSAQPTRIEYAPEVASAMHRRRIAVIEAEHRDTVLTSIVDAVDDTVQRLTVRGLVELDDYERKALVRDLTVAFCTARTGVTEGP, from the coding sequence GTGGCACCCGAACCCGGCGCCACGCATGACGCCGGGTCGGCCGGGTCCCTCGCCTTCGCCGAGCCCGCCGACTCCGCGCCCGCCGATTCCGCCGATTCCGCCGAGCCCGCCGTCCCAGCCGCGTCCGCGGACTCCGCCGCCCCCGCCGCTCCGGCGCGCGACGACGCGGACGCCGCGCCCCCGCCGAGCGACGCACCGGTCGAACCGGCGGGCGGCAAGCCCCTCGGCGGCGCGGACTCCGACTCCGATGCGGACTCCGACCCCGCACCTGCCCTCGACCTCACCCACACCCACCGGCCCCCCGACCCCGACGGCGAGCCGGCCGTACGTGCCGACGCGACGGCGGGCACCACCGGTGGCGCGCCCGCGATGCACGGACTGGTCGGGGTGGCGGCGCGCCGCGGAGGCGTGATCGGTGCGGACTCCACCGGGCTGATCCCCGTGCACCTGCTCTTCCGCGACGACGGAGCGGCCTCGGCAGGGGACGACGGGGGACCCGACACCGTCGCGATGGCGCCCGTCGCCGTACCGCCCGGGCCCAGGTCCGCGCCCCCGCGGACGCCCTCCGTCGCACCGAGCCGGCGGCCCGCGCCGCCCGTCGACCCGAAGCTGCACGAGCGGCCCGGTCCCGCGCTGCCCGGATGGACCGCCCTGATCCTGGGGACCATCGCGGTCATCGCCTGTGCGGGCGTGCTGCACTGGACCGGGGCGGTTCCGACCGCCGTCGAGGAGCTGTTCGGGCTGGGGCCGCGCCCGTACCACGGAATCAGCACGGGCCAGTGGGGGCTGCTGGCACTCGGCGTGATCTTCGCGCTGTTCACGCTCGGCGGCATCGCGCGCAGCCGCGTCGGTGACGCCTGGGTGCTGACGCTGTTCGGTGAGTACCGGGGGAGCGTCCGCCGCGCCGGTCTCATGTGGGTGAGCCCGCTGCTCCTGCGCTGGCGCGTCGATGTGCGCCTGCGCCACTGGCGCAGCGAGCCGATGCCCGTCGTGGACGCGAACGGCACCGCCCTCCAGGCCGTCGTCCTCGTCGTCTGGCAGATCAAGGACACCGCCCGCGCCGTGCTCGCCGTGGCGGACCACGAGGCGTATCTGCGCGAGCAGGTGGAGGCGGCGATGGCCCGCGTGCTCTCGCAGCTCCCCGCCGACGCGTTCCACGAGGACGCGCCGACCCTCCGCAACGCCGAAGCCGTCGGCGACGCGCTCACGAAGACCCTCTCGGTCGAGTGCGCCCCGGTCGGCATCGAGATCTTCTCGGCGCAGCCGACGCGGATCGAGTACGCACCCGAGGTCGCGTCCGCGATGCACCGCCGCCGAATCGCCGTGATCGAGGCCGAGCACCGGGACACCGTGCTGACCTCGATCGTGGACGCGGTCGACGACACGGTCCAACGGCTCACCGTGCGCGGCCTGGTGGAGCTGGACGACTACGAACGCAAGGCGCTGGTGCGGGATCTGACCGTCGCCTTCTGCACGGCCCGCACGGGCGTCACGGAGGGTCCCTGA
- a CDS encoding peptidoglycan-binding protein gives MTVPAFEEYEPPADCPCAGCARQRRASSRGNARPWSARLRRAARGPRRALVLFTAAGVVLGGGAAGAVADSTGPAAGGPAPSGPVGTAQSPEPEAAQSPGPEATQSPEPGTPQGGQGPLYGRPAPVPAGGAAPELRSMSRAQIINRAKRWVTAEVPYSMSAFWSDGYRQDCSGYVSMAWNLLGNEWTGSLAQYGVRIARKDLQPGDILLFHNEADPGNGSHVTIFGGWTDYTHTHYVAYEQAKPHTRRQATPIAYWNNSSRYVAYRYRGLVGATPLGGTPVPVPLAQHAVGPAYPGAHHFTSGADNQYVTQIGRLLVERGAERYYGKGPGSRWSEEDRRATKAFQRAQGWKGAEADGMPGPQTWRHLVNGTGRNIPRTARQAPATGSAQVPEYPGRGYFRPGQSNPHVEKLGRQLVKRGFGKHYTNGPGPRWSEADRRNVEAFQRAQGWRGGAADGSPGPETWRRLFS, from the coding sequence ATGACCGTTCCGGCCTTCGAGGAGTACGAGCCCCCCGCCGACTGCCCCTGCGCCGGCTGCGCCCGGCAGCGCCGCGCATCGTCCCGCGGGAACGCCCGGCCGTGGAGCGCCAGGCTGCGCAGGGCCGCACGCGGTCCCCGGCGGGCGCTGGTCCTCTTCACCGCGGCCGGCGTGGTGCTCGGCGGCGGAGCGGCCGGGGCGGTGGCCGACAGCACCGGCCCCGCCGCGGGCGGTCCGGCGCCGAGCGGCCCGGTCGGCACCGCGCAGAGCCCGGAGCCGGAGGCTGCGCAGAGCCCCGGGCCGGAGGCCACACAGAGCCCCGAGCCGGGGACCCCGCAGGGCGGACAGGGCCCGCTGTACGGGCGGCCGGCTCCGGTGCCCGCCGGGGGCGCCGCGCCGGAGCTGCGCAGCATGTCCCGCGCGCAGATCATCAACCGGGCCAAGCGCTGGGTGACGGCCGAGGTCCCCTACTCCATGAGCGCGTTCTGGTCGGACGGCTACCGGCAGGACTGCTCGGGCTATGTCTCGATGGCGTGGAACCTGCTGGGCAACGAATGGACCGGCAGCCTGGCCCAGTACGGGGTCCGCATCGCCCGCAAGGACCTGCAACCGGGCGACATCCTGCTCTTCCACAACGAGGCCGACCCCGGCAACGGCTCGCACGTCACCATCTTCGGCGGCTGGACCGACTACACGCACACCCACTACGTCGCCTACGAACAGGCGAAGCCGCACACCCGCAGGCAGGCCACGCCGATCGCGTACTGGAACAACTCCAGCCGCTACGTGGCCTACCGCTACAGGGGACTCGTCGGCGCGACCCCCCTCGGCGGGACGCCCGTCCCCGTCCCCCTCGCACAGCACGCCGTCGGCCCCGCGTACCCCGGCGCGCACCACTTCACGTCGGGCGCGGACAACCAGTACGTCACCCAGATCGGGAGGTTGCTCGTGGAACGGGGCGCGGAGCGCTACTACGGCAAGGGCCCCGGCTCACGCTGGAGCGAGGAGGACCGGCGGGCGACGAAGGCGTTCCAGCGCGCCCAGGGCTGGAAGGGCGCGGAAGCGGACGGAATGCCGGGACCGCAGACCTGGCGCCATCTGGTGAACGGCACGGGCAGGAACATCCCGCGCACGGCGCGGCAGGCTCCGGCGACGGGGTCCGCGCAGGTGCCGGAGTACCCGGGTCGGGGGTACTTCCGCCCCGGCCAGTCGAACCCCCATGTGGAGAAGCTCGGCCGCCAACTGGTGAAGCGGGGCTTCGGCAAGCACTACACGAACGGACCGGGGCCGCGCTGGAGCGAGGCGGACCGCCGCAACGTCGAGGCGTTCCAGCGCGCACAGGGCTGGCGCGGCGGAGCGGCGGACGGCAGCCCCGGCCCCGAGACCTGGCGGCGGCTCTTCTCATGA